A stretch of DNA from Acidimicrobiales bacterium:
GGCGCTCTCGCCGCACGTCGCAGCCCGAGCAGACCGAGATCGCCGTCCTCAAACGGAGCGAACCAGTGGGCGCACATGCTCCGGCTTCGTCATCACGTCGAAGACGAGTGCGATCGGGGCTTCGAACTCGCGCGTGAGGAGAATGTCGAGCTCGCCCGGGAATTTGATGACGACCCGTCCGTGGCGCTTGGGTGTCACTGAGGTCCTCTTTGTTGTAGCTCCTGTAGGTAGCCGTCCAACCGATCCATCTGGTCGTTCCAGGCCTGCTCGTACTTGACCAGCCAGTCGCGCAACGGCCGAAGGTGCTGCGGTTCCAGGCGGTACAGGCGGCGGCGCCCCTCCGCACGGCACCGGACGAACCCCACCTCACTCAGTACCCGAAGGTGCTTCGACACCTGGGGCTGGGACAGCGAGAGGTCGGCCACGATCGCCCCGACCGCCTTCTCACCGGCGATCAGCGTGTCGAGGATGTCGCGGCGGTACGCTTCCGCGATTGCATTGAAGACGTCCGCCGTGGTCGGAGAACGGGCCATGGGTCGACATGCGCCAAAGTTGGAAGGAGAGGGTGTCGCTGGCCATCCCCGACGCGCGCCGGGGCCGGCCCGTCGCTACGGCGCCCCCTGGCGTTCACCCGGAGAGGCGCCGATAATGAGCGACGCTCCCGACGTGCGGCCCGATCCTGCGGTCCGTCGCGGCGGACGAGCGGTGTGCGCCCCGGATCCTGCCGGGTCGACTGCGAGAGGGGGCAGGTCCCGTGGAATCGTTGCTTCCCGCCTTCAGCGGGTTTCTTAGCGAGCTGCGGGCGATCTGGGCGGAGGGGGGCGACGACGAGCGCAAGATGCTCGCCGCCAAGCCGGTCCTCGAGGCCCTCGTCGTCGAGCCGACGCTGCAGCAGCACGCCCGCGACTGGCCGTCCACCGAGGGCCACAAGAACCTCCTCCTCTACGAGGACCCCGTCTTCGGCTTCGTCGTCAACGCGGTCGTCCGTCCCGGCCCCCGTGCCGGCACCTCCAGCCACGACGCCCACGACCACGCGACCGCATGGGTCCTCTACGGCCTCGTCG
This window harbors:
- a CDS encoding metalloregulator ArsR/SmtB family transcription factor, yielding MARSPTTADVFNAIAEAYRRDILDTLIAGEKAVGAIVADLSLSQPQVSKHLRVLSEVGFVRCRAEGRRRLYRLEPQHLRPLRDWLVKYEQAWNDQMDRLDGYLQELQQRGPQ